Proteins encoded by one window of Roseibium sp. Sym1:
- a CDS encoding IclR family transcriptional regulator, translated as MGTITKALNLLNHFSASRPEIGLTEFRKLSGQDKATVHRHLVELTANGFLEQNPGTKGYRLGPAILRLAAVRERLFPARTLVAPLVEQLAAELGELVHVSLREGNHLSPLYHHDALIHGTRVYFDEAELLPLHATASGLAMLAFGPDQLLADLLKKPLRAWTSHSITDPQVLKDAVEKVREDGIAFVDQGFETHVSSFAAPVFGDRLEAIGTIAVAAPTVRMTEDLKSKIRRDLISTAAEVTDKLGGLVPTDLKRIWHHAA; from the coding sequence ATGGGAACGATCACCAAGGCGCTGAACCTGCTGAACCACTTTTCCGCAAGCAGGCCGGAAATCGGGCTGACCGAATTCCGCAAGCTCTCGGGCCAGGACAAGGCAACCGTGCACCGCCATCTGGTGGAGCTGACCGCCAACGGTTTCCTGGAACAGAACCCGGGCACAAAGGGCTACCGGCTCGGCCCGGCGATCCTGCGCCTTGCCGCCGTGCGCGAACGCCTGTTCCCGGCCCGCACCCTGGTCGCGCCGCTGGTGGAACAGCTCGCTGCGGAACTCGGCGAACTGGTGCACGTATCCCTGCGCGAGGGCAATCACCTGTCGCCGCTCTATCACCACGACGCCCTGATCCACGGCACCAGGGTCTATTTCGACGAGGCGGAACTGCTGCCGCTCCACGCCACGGCCTCGGGCCTTGCCATGCTCGCCTTTGGCCCCGACCAGCTTCTGGCCGATCTGCTGAAAAAGCCGCTCAGGGCCTGGACCAGCCATTCGATCACCGATCCGCAAGTGCTGAAAGACGCCGTCGAGAAGGTCCGCGAAGACGGCATCGCCTTTGTCGACCAGGGGTTCGAGACCCATGTCTCCTCTTTCGCCGCCCCGGTTTTCGGCGACCGCCTGGAAGCGATCGGCACCATCGCCGTCGCCGCGCCGACCGTGCGCATGACCGAGGATCTCAAGTCGAAAATCCGCCGGGACCTGATCAGCACCGCGGCGGAGGTCACCGACAAGCTCGGCGGCCTCGTCCCCACCGACCTCAAGAGGATCTGGCACCATGCCGCATGA
- a CDS encoding tripartite tricarboxylate transporter substrate binding protein: protein MKRHAIALTAATLMSVTAAVAEYPEKPVSFIVPWPPGDLEDVLTRLIADEFQDMYGVPAAVVNKPGGGGGPFPGAVEVATAPADGYTIGSFVTDVPIGGPQIGIPELTPNPFEPIGIFMTYPFVIAAGANAPYSTWEELAAYAKDNDVALGHFGGPLPPTQITFAAAKTSGFDFASEAAFDELNCNTLASGDVDVINTTLQLIQPCLGEVKILASIGKERTALTPDAPTVQEINPELSVALWNGLFVHKDVPEDARVKISKAAQAALAKPEALELIGQTGVLIYWQNPEESEQQIEADAAVLGKIGELLEQ from the coding sequence ATGAAAAGACATGCCATCGCCCTGACGGCGGCGACCTTGATGTCCGTGACGGCCGCCGTGGCCGAATATCCGGAAAAACCCGTCTCCTTCATCGTGCCCTGGCCTCCGGGGGATCTGGAAGACGTGCTTACCCGACTGATCGCGGACGAGTTCCAGGACATGTACGGCGTGCCGGCGGCCGTGGTGAACAAGCCGGGCGGCGGTGGCGGGCCCTTCCCGGGGGCTGTCGAGGTCGCAACGGCGCCGGCGGACGGCTACACCATCGGCTCTTTCGTCACCGACGTGCCGATCGGCGGGCCGCAGATCGGCATCCCTGAACTGACGCCGAACCCGTTCGAGCCGATCGGCATCTTCATGACCTATCCGTTCGTCATCGCCGCCGGCGCGAATGCGCCCTACAGCACCTGGGAAGAACTGGCCGCCTACGCCAAGGACAACGACGTGGCTCTCGGCCATTTCGGTGGACCGCTGCCGCCGACCCAGATCACCTTCGCGGCAGCCAAGACGTCCGGGTTCGATTTCGCCAGCGAGGCGGCCTTCGACGAACTCAACTGCAACACGCTGGCCTCCGGCGACGTTGACGTGATCAACACCACGCTTCAGCTGATCCAGCCCTGCCTGGGCGAGGTGAAGATCCTGGCCAGCATCGGCAAGGAGCGCACGGCGCTGACGCCGGACGCTCCGACCGTTCAGGAAATCAATCCGGAATTGTCCGTGGCGCTGTGGAACGGCCTGTTCGTTCACAAGGATGTGCCGGAAGACGCGCGCGTCAAGATTTCCAAGGCGGCCCAGGCGGCGCTCGCAAAGCCCGAGGCGCTTGAGCTGATCGGCCAGACGGGCGTTCTGATCTACTGGCAGAACCCGGAGGAATCCGAGCAGCAGATCGAGGCCGACGCGGCCGTTCTCGGCAAGATCGGCGAGCTGCTCGAGCAGTAA
- a CDS encoding tripartite tricarboxylate transporter TctB family protein, translated as MARIKTLQELFRRYRRPGDIVFAVLFLSFALFLLWKLPGETVWAKRTNWYAQPRFWPAVAVTGMVIFASLHFIGSLCSRRIPGRWREVGFWLQSLEYVLYFLAYVLLVPRIGYLPATLVFSIFLTFRVGEATRVNLAAAAGFSVAVVVIFRAVLQVKIPAGHIYEALPDGLRAFALLYL; from the coding sequence GTGGCGCGCATCAAGACGCTCCAGGAACTGTTCAGGCGGTATCGCCGTCCCGGCGATATCGTCTTCGCGGTGCTGTTCCTGTCATTTGCCTTGTTCCTGCTCTGGAAGCTGCCCGGGGAGACCGTGTGGGCGAAGCGCACCAACTGGTATGCGCAGCCCCGGTTCTGGCCGGCGGTCGCGGTGACGGGCATGGTGATCTTCGCCAGCCTGCATTTCATAGGCTCGCTGTGTTCCAGGCGCATTCCGGGGCGCTGGCGGGAAGTCGGCTTCTGGCTGCAGTCGCTGGAATACGTGCTCTATTTCCTGGCCTACGTGCTGCTGGTTCCGCGGATCGGCTACCTGCCGGCGACACTCGTCTTCTCGATCTTCCTGACCTTCCGGGTCGGTGAGGCGACGCGGGTCAACCTGGCGGCGGCGGCGGGGTTCAGCGTGGCCGTGGTCGTCATCTTCCGGGCGGTCCTGCAGGTGAAGATCCCGGCCGGCCACATCTACGAGGCGCTGCCGGACGGCCTGCGCGCCTTCGCCCTGCTCTATCTGTGA
- a CDS encoding tripartite tricarboxylate transporter permease, with protein sequence MDILLSSLSMLAQWQVLVALVIGSVGGVIIGAIPGVGAAVAIAILLPATFAFEPIVGLTLLLGVYGSSMYGGAIPAVLINTPGTAVNALTTYDGYPMTKKGEGHRALSLAYSASFFGGIFSIVCLIVLSPLLAMIAPHFGSREIFLAALMGIILVVVAHRGQVFAAGMLASFGILLSTIGLEPAKYTKRFTFDQSWLTSGVDLIVVVLGLFAISQALLLLVDREHHPGSARVGGNLFSGLRELFAFKRVAFVSSGFGVLMGMIPGVGEFTAQFLSYTYAQKSSKTPDLFGKGAPEGLIASEAANNAVPGAAMIPLLALGIPGEALTAMMLSVFYVHNVVPGPQLFQGQLDFVIALYLALIVLNVIVLAFLLSSTGLLLKIIQIPTRFLGMMILTLSFVGVYSLRNSVTDCAIAAGFGVFGLVLKRLNLPIVPIILGMVLGGIMEVKLRTAMARVNTPLDFIDRPIAAFLFVMILLILVLHVRAVIREHKARRAREAGETDTEFSTQQG encoded by the coding sequence ATGGACATTCTCCTTTCCAGCCTTTCCATGCTTGCCCAGTGGCAGGTGCTGGTCGCCCTTGTCATCGGTTCCGTCGGCGGCGTGATCATCGGCGCGATCCCGGGTGTCGGAGCCGCGGTGGCGATCGCGATCCTGCTGCCGGCGACCTTCGCCTTCGAGCCGATCGTCGGCCTGACGCTGCTGCTCGGCGTCTACGGATCGTCCATGTATGGCGGTGCCATCCCCGCCGTCCTGATCAACACGCCGGGAACCGCGGTCAACGCCCTGACCACCTATGACGGCTATCCGATGACGAAAAAGGGTGAGGGGCACCGCGCGCTGTCGCTGGCCTATTCGGCATCTTTCTTCGGCGGCATCTTTTCCATTGTCTGCCTGATCGTGCTGTCACCGCTGCTGGCGATGATCGCGCCGCATTTCGGCAGCCGCGAGATCTTCCTGGCGGCGCTGATGGGCATCATCCTTGTGGTCGTGGCCCATCGCGGCCAGGTCTTTGCGGCGGGCATGCTGGCGTCCTTCGGCATTCTCCTGAGCACCATCGGCCTGGAACCGGCCAAGTACACCAAGCGCTTCACCTTCGACCAGAGCTGGCTGACCTCCGGTGTCGACCTGATCGTCGTCGTGCTCGGCCTGTTCGCGATTTCCCAGGCGCTGCTGCTTCTGGTGGACAGGGAGCACCATCCGGGGTCGGCCAGGGTCGGCGGCAATCTGTTTTCCGGCCTCAGGGAACTCTTTGCCTTCAAGCGGGTCGCCTTCGTCTCCTCCGGCTTCGGCGTGCTCATGGGCATGATCCCGGGCGTCGGCGAATTCACCGCCCAGTTCCTGTCCTACACCTATGCCCAGAAATCCTCGAAGACACCGGACCTGTTCGGCAAGGGGGCGCCCGAAGGCCTGATCGCCTCCGAAGCCGCCAACAATGCGGTGCCCGGCGCGGCAATGATCCCGCTGCTGGCGCTCGGCATTCCGGGCGAGGCGCTGACGGCGATGATGCTGTCCGTCTTCTACGTGCACAATGTCGTGCCCGGACCGCAGCTCTTCCAGGGACAGCTGGATTTTGTCATCGCGCTCTACCTGGCGCTGATCGTGCTCAACGTGATCGTGCTGGCCTTCCTGCTGTCCTCGACGGGGCTTCTCCTGAAGATCATCCAGATCCCGACCCGGTTCCTCGGCATGATGATCCTGACCCTGTCCTTCGTCGGGGTCTATTCGCTCAGGAATTCGGTGACGGACTGTGCCATTGCCGCCGGTTTCGGCGTCTTCGGCCTTGTGCTCAAGCGGCTCAATCTTCCGATTGTGCCGATCATCCTCGGGATGGTGCTCGGCGGTATCATGGAAGTGAAGCTGCGCACCGCCATGGCGCGGGTGAACACACCGCTCGACTTCATCGACCGGCCGATCGCCGCCTTTCTCTTCGTGATGATCCTGCTGATCCTGGTGTTGCATGTGCGCGCGGTGATCCGCGAGCACAAGGCGCGCCGCGCGCGGGAAGCGGGCGAAACAGACACCGAATTCTCGACACAACAAGGCTGA
- a CDS encoding aldehyde dehydrogenase, producing MFDQSAIDPLRHASVSDRGHFIDGRSVPSMSGETLDVVSPIDGRAFTRIASGSPTDVDRAVTAARKTFEDGRWSCAAPAQRKKVLLKLADLIERDALELAVLGVRDNGTEISMAYKAEALSAAATFRYYAEALDKVYGEVAPTADSVLALVHKAPVGVVGAIVPWNFPLMIGAWKLAPALAMGNSVVLKPAETASLSLLRIAELASEAGLPDGVLNVVTGSGAVVGEALALSMEVDILVFTGSGATGRRLLEYSARSNLKRCYLELGGKSPNIVFNDAADLEKAAKVSAAGIFRNSGQVCVAGSRLLVQEEIHDDFVAALCRQAEALTVGDPLDLSSQIGAVHSLTQLESHLAFVETAEAEGAERRTGGGRILQDTGGYYMAPTVMTGVKPSDTIAQKEVFGPVLAVTSFKDEAEAIRMANASDYGLAAGVWTADLGRAHRMIRAVRSGVIHVNTYGGSDLTVPLGGMKQSGNGHDKSLHALDKYVDLKTAWIQL from the coding sequence ATGTTCGACCAATCCGCAATCGATCCGTTGCGCCACGCATCCGTGTCCGACCGGGGGCATTTCATCGATGGCCGGAGTGTGCCTTCGATGTCCGGAGAGACGCTCGACGTGGTGTCGCCTATCGACGGCAGGGCCTTCACGCGCATTGCCTCCGGTTCGCCCACGGACGTGGACCGGGCGGTGACTGCCGCGCGGAAGACCTTCGAGGATGGCCGCTGGTCCTGCGCCGCGCCCGCGCAGCGCAAGAAGGTGCTCCTGAAACTTGCCGATCTGATCGAAAGGGACGCCCTGGAACTCGCCGTTCTCGGGGTCCGTGACAACGGCACGGAAATCTCCATGGCCTACAAGGCCGAGGCGTTGTCGGCGGCGGCGACCTTCCGCTATTACGCCGAGGCGCTCGACAAGGTCTATGGCGAGGTCGCCCCGACCGCGGACAGCGTGCTCGCCCTGGTGCACAAGGCGCCGGTCGGCGTCGTCGGCGCGATCGTGCCCTGGAACTTCCCGCTGATGATCGGTGCCTGGAAACTGGCGCCGGCGCTGGCGATGGGCAATTCGGTTGTCCTGAAGCCCGCCGAAACCGCTTCGCTCAGCCTGCTCAGGATCGCGGAATTGGCATCAGAGGCCGGCCTCCCCGACGGGGTTCTGAATGTGGTGACAGGGTCGGGTGCGGTGGTCGGCGAGGCGCTGGCGCTGTCCATGGAGGTCGATATTCTCGTCTTTACGGGGTCGGGTGCGACCGGCCGCCGGCTGCTCGAATATTCCGCCCGCTCCAACCTGAAGCGCTGCTACCTGGAACTCGGCGGAAAGTCACCGAACATCGTCTTCAATGATGCCGCCGATCTTGAAAAGGCCGCGAAGGTGTCGGCCGCGGGGATCTTCCGCAATTCCGGCCAGGTCTGTGTCGCCGGCTCGCGTCTGCTGGTGCAGGAGGAAATCCATGACGACTTCGTCGCCGCGCTTTGCAGGCAGGCCGAGGCGTTGACGGTGGGCGACCCGCTCGATCTTTCCAGCCAGATCGGCGCGGTGCATTCCCTGACGCAGCTCGAAAGCCATCTGGCGTTCGTCGAGACCGCGGAAGCGGAGGGCGCCGAGCGGCGTACCGGCGGGGGGCGCATCCTTCAGGACACCGGCGGCTACTATATGGCGCCGACCGTGATGACCGGTGTGAAGCCATCGGACACGATTGCGCAAAAGGAAGTCTTCGGGCCCGTTCTTGCCGTGACTTCCTTCAAGGACGAAGCCGAGGCCATCCGGATGGCCAATGCGAGCGACTACGGTCTGGCTGCCGGGGTCTGGACGGCGGATCTCGGCCGCGCGCATCGCATGATCAGGGCTGTCCGCTCGGGCGTCATTCACGTCAACACCTATGGTGGGTCGGACCTGACCGTACCCCTTGGCGGCATGAAGCAGTCCGGCAACGGTCACGACAAGTCGCTGCACGCGCTCGACAAGTATGTCGATCTGAAAACCGCCTGGATCCAGCTGTGA
- a CDS encoding Tm-1-like ATP-binding domain-containing protein, producing MTKTILSIGTYDTKNAELEFIEQTILAQGGKVLTMDVSVLGDPETPTGISKHEVAEAGGMSIGEVIAQGDENRAFQVMARGAARLVAEGHAEGRFDGMIALGGTMGTDLALDCAQALPMGVPKFIVSTVSFSPLIPPERLAPDIQMILWAGGLYGLNGICKSSLAQAAGAVLGAANAAQPPDRSKPLVGMTSLGSSCLSYMKVLKPALEERGYEVAVFHSTGMGGMAFETLARDGAFCCVMDFCLQEFGNMLAGSLVSSGPDRLTNAGRNGTPQIVAPGALDLVDFAGWQEIPAQYADRPFHEHNRLIKSSVFNPDERRRWARELVARVEAASGPSHLLLPLCGIEAWDREGEEAHDPEGLAAFIEETRAVSAGRIRVTEVDAHINDAAFCDAALNVFDAWVADGTVKRS from the coding sequence ATGACCAAGACGATCCTGTCCATCGGCACCTACGACACCAAGAATGCGGAGCTGGAGTTCATCGAGCAGACGATTCTGGCCCAAGGCGGCAAGGTGCTGACGATGGATGTCAGCGTGCTCGGCGATCCCGAGACGCCCACCGGAATTTCAAAGCACGAGGTGGCCGAGGCCGGCGGCATGTCGATCGGGGAGGTCATCGCACAGGGCGATGAGAACAGGGCCTTTCAGGTGATGGCGCGGGGCGCTGCCAGGTTGGTCGCCGAAGGCCACGCCGAGGGACGGTTCGACGGCATGATCGCGCTTGGCGGCACCATGGGCACGGACCTGGCACTCGACTGCGCCCAGGCCCTGCCGATGGGGGTCCCGAAATTCATCGTCTCGACGGTCAGTTTTTCGCCGCTGATCCCTCCGGAAAGACTGGCGCCGGACATCCAGATGATCCTGTGGGCCGGCGGGCTCTACGGGCTCAACGGCATCTGCAAATCGTCGCTGGCGCAGGCGGCCGGTGCCGTGCTCGGCGCGGCCAATGCCGCGCAGCCGCCGGACCGGTCGAAACCGCTGGTCGGCATGACCTCGCTCGGCTCCAGCTGCCTGTCCTACATGAAGGTGCTCAAGCCCGCGCTGGAAGAGCGTGGTTACGAGGTGGCCGTGTTCCATTCCACCGGCATGGGCGGCATGGCTTTCGAGACGCTGGCGCGTGACGGCGCCTTCTGCTGCGTGATGGATTTCTGCCTGCAGGAATTCGGCAACATGCTGGCCGGGTCCCTGGTGAGCAGCGGGCCGGACCGGCTGACCAATGCAGGCAGGAACGGAACGCCGCAGATCGTCGCGCCGGGGGCCCTCGACCTGGTCGACTTCGCCGGCTGGCAGGAGATCCCGGCGCAATATGCCGACCGGCCGTTCCACGAGCACAACCGCCTGATCAAGAGCTCCGTGTTCAACCCGGATGAACGGCGCCGATGGGCGCGGGAACTGGTCGCCCGCGTGGAAGCGGCTTCCGGACCGTCGCATCTGCTTTTGCCGCTCTGCGGCATCGAGGCGTGGGACAGGGAAGGCGAGGAGGCGCATGATCCGGAAGGCCTCGCCGCGTTCATCGAGGAGACCCGCGCGGTGTCGGCGGGCCGGATCCGGGTCACGGAGGTCGATGCGCATATCAACGACGCGGCTTTCTGCGACGCCGCGCTCAATGTGTTCGATGCCTGGGTTGCCGACGGCACCGTCAAGCGAAGCTGA
- a CDS encoding DUF3540 domain-containing protein yields the protein MGLQTKAEACGAALDTDDTAFPQNLIAAQAGHQDKAVTGTVTGGEAGQDSGMFDLLVSGKPVRARRAVSCLVEPRVSDTVALLSTAEGVFITDVLLRSEEEAQALHINALRNDGTRQDFVLSAGNLRIDAEEGLEATGKRLAFRFDSMLMSSRQLALVGKKLMTSMLDIVTNAKTQLASFETTSTKTRNRVDRVVETDQLRAGSIQTQADTVALTQAGSALTVAKEDIRLDGKRISMG from the coding sequence ATGGGATTGCAGACCAAAGCGGAAGCCTGTGGAGCCGCGCTGGACACGGACGACACGGCATTCCCGCAGAACCTGATAGCAGCGCAGGCCGGACATCAGGACAAGGCGGTCACCGGCACGGTCACCGGCGGTGAAGCCGGCCAGGACTCCGGAATGTTCGACCTTCTTGTCTCCGGAAAGCCGGTTCGCGCACGCCGGGCAGTGTCCTGCCTGGTCGAGCCACGGGTTTCCGACACCGTCGCGCTGCTCTCCACCGCGGAGGGCGTCTTCATAACAGACGTGCTTTTGCGGTCCGAGGAAGAGGCGCAAGCCCTTCATATCAATGCCCTGCGCAACGACGGCACCCGGCAGGATTTTGTCCTGTCTGCGGGCAATTTGCGGATCGATGCGGAAGAGGGGCTGGAGGCGACCGGCAAGCGCCTTGCGTTCCGGTTCGACAGCATGCTGATGAGCAGCCGCCAGCTCGCCCTTGTCGGCAAGAAGCTGATGACCTCGATGCTGGACATCGTCACCAACGCAAAGACGCAGCTCGCCAGTTTCGAGACCACCTCGACCAAGACCCGGAACCGGGTCGACCGGGTGGTGGAAACGGACCAGTTACGGGCGGGCAGCATCCAGACCCAGGCCGATACCGTCGCACTCACCCAGGCCGGGTCCGCGCTTACCGTGGCCAAGGAAGACATTCGTCTCGACGGCAAGCGCATTTCCATGGGCTGA
- a CDS encoding DUF2169 family type VI secretion system accessory protein, which produces MRVMKPLRLGLLTKTMPHKGKGLFIVSTFTLFDLLDPTDILAETAMWPLVAKELPKGTVFDAAYPKPFGEFLIAGQARSQAPVKAMHVAVTVGERSRMLSVFGDRTWQAGAEGPVFTDPRPFTEMPLTPDRAFGGEGFAANPAGQGAAAAELFGEIPHLRLPNVELAGAEIREIDDKPAPALVGPLPMDDPARMALAGTYDKAWVAHRMPDWPEDFDPRYFLSAMRDQQVEGFFKGTEPVRVVGMSESRPDVHSRLPGVRARAFVNRASAPDRLTEIPMHTDTVWILGSEMKGVVVNRGVLAVGDRDGRDINDVMVAYEWLKDAPRSADHYQSVYALRADPEEGKKYLLADSQLSPQEAPEDIERREADRLAAATERQDLWVEGRQWSLERRFAEQGLPAALVPAIQKPDLKPFILPTDEDIARGDVDFARLISDAEDLRREAELKADMVSAELAGLVEQFGVTPPVMPPASLGEMEELGHSVGTGKGFLPAIEELVPQDDLDRLLAQYDSAPTPDIAALSEKDPQAAFEGARVRFEDGTAAGLLAPARDLLGRMPDTPLVGPADLAEPESAESAAAMDGPGAEAATAEPGELDGFLAETFPDLAGEGDLPSDKLKSAISAVKPVDASIEDPGATAHQQLDRAQDTVDTTLATARRMAAEPIAPLEPLGIEAAKLFGQYIRNHLSAGRTLAGRDLAGASLASAALSAADLTGSFLERCDLTGADLRSARFEETVLAGALLDEADLSAATLSGANLSGVQARRTNFGKARLEGSKVVAADFSGCDFAGAVIKDCTFVNCQFTGAVLTGAAIDSCSFVNCSMSGLHAEQLRMDRSNFLSCNLDRSDCCGAMMKKVTFAGVGFHAVKMCHALLDECGWFGKTDMRSVNFLEAHATKCGFQDARMSDAGFFKAIFHGCNMSGTDLKLADMRLSSWNGSMFSFANAQKADFFGANLLGAGFHGADLAEASFRSANFFRTDLSEAKLVFADLTGSNLVLTNLEARQ; this is translated from the coding sequence ATGCGTGTCATGAAACCCCTGAGACTTGGTCTTCTGACCAAAACCATGCCCCACAAGGGCAAGGGGCTCTTCATCGTCTCGACCTTCACCCTGTTCGACCTGCTGGACCCGACGGACATTCTGGCGGAAACGGCGATGTGGCCCCTGGTTGCCAAGGAATTGCCGAAAGGGACTGTCTTTGACGCTGCCTATCCCAAACCCTTCGGCGAGTTCCTGATCGCGGGACAGGCCCGGTCGCAAGCACCGGTCAAGGCCATGCATGTTGCCGTTACGGTTGGCGAAAGAAGCCGGATGCTGTCCGTCTTCGGCGACCGGACCTGGCAGGCGGGGGCGGAAGGGCCGGTCTTTACCGATCCGCGTCCCTTCACCGAAATGCCGCTGACACCCGACCGGGCCTTCGGCGGCGAGGGCTTTGCCGCGAACCCCGCCGGCCAGGGAGCCGCCGCTGCAGAGCTTTTCGGCGAGATCCCTCATCTGCGACTGCCGAACGTGGAACTGGCCGGCGCGGAGATCCGGGAGATTGACGACAAGCCGGCCCCCGCACTGGTCGGACCGTTGCCGATGGACGATCCCGCCCGCATGGCGCTGGCGGGCACATATGACAAGGCCTGGGTGGCGCATCGGATGCCCGACTGGCCGGAGGATTTCGATCCGCGCTATTTCCTGTCCGCCATGCGCGATCAGCAGGTCGAGGGCTTTTTCAAGGGCACGGAGCCGGTTCGAGTGGTGGGCATGTCCGAGTCCCGGCCGGATGTGCACTCGCGGCTGCCAGGCGTCAGGGCCCGTGCCTTTGTCAACCGTGCTTCCGCACCGGACCGGCTCACGGAAATTCCGATGCACACCGACACGGTCTGGATCCTCGGGTCGGAGATGAAGGGTGTCGTGGTCAATCGCGGCGTGCTGGCCGTCGGCGACCGGGACGGTCGCGACATCAACGATGTCATGGTTGCCTATGAGTGGCTGAAGGATGCACCCCGCTCCGCCGACCACTATCAGTCTGTCTATGCACTCCGGGCCGACCCGGAGGAGGGAAAGAAATACCTCCTCGCGGACAGTCAGTTGTCGCCGCAGGAGGCACCGGAGGATATCGAGCGCCGGGAGGCCGACCGGCTTGCAGCGGCAACCGAGCGGCAGGATCTGTGGGTCGAAGGCCGGCAGTGGAGCCTGGAGAGGCGGTTTGCCGAACAGGGTTTGCCCGCAGCGCTGGTTCCGGCCATTCAAAAGCCGGACCTGAAACCGTTCATCCTGCCGACGGACGAGGACATCGCCCGCGGGGATGTCGATTTCGCGCGCCTGATTTCGGATGCGGAAGATCTGCGCCGGGAAGCGGAACTCAAGGCCGACATGGTGAGCGCGGAACTTGCCGGTCTGGTCGAGCAGTTTGGTGTCACGCCCCCGGTCATGCCGCCTGCCAGCCTGGGCGAGATGGAGGAGCTCGGACATTCCGTCGGCACGGGCAAGGGGTTCCTGCCGGCCATCGAAGAGCTGGTTCCCCAGGACGACCTGGACAGGCTGCTTGCACAATATGATTCCGCGCCCACGCCGGACATCGCCGCCTTGAGCGAAAAAGATCCGCAGGCGGCCTTCGAGGGCGCCAGGGTCCGATTCGAGGACGGCACCGCTGCGGGGCTTCTGGCCCCTGCCCGGGACCTGCTCGGCCGCATGCCGGACACCCCGCTTGTGGGGCCTGCCGATCTTGCTGAACCGGAATCAGCGGAGAGTGCGGCCGCAATGGATGGCCCGGGCGCCGAAGCTGCCACGGCTGAGCCGGGTGAACTGGACGGCTTCCTGGCAGAGACGTTCCCGGACCTCGCCGGGGAAGGGGACTTGCCGTCGGACAAATTGAAGTCCGCGATCTCAGCCGTCAAACCGGTGGACGCGTCCATCGAGGATCCCGGCGCGACCGCGCACCAGCAACTGGATCGGGCGCAGGACACGGTCGACACGACGCTGGCAACCGCGCGCCGGATGGCGGCCGAACCGATCGCGCCGCTTGAACCCCTCGGAATTGAAGCCGCGAAGCTCTTCGGCCAGTACATCAGGAACCATTTGTCCGCAGGCCGCACTCTGGCAGGGCGGGATCTGGCCGGAGCGTCTCTTGCGTCTGCCGCGCTTTCCGCAGCGGACCTCACCGGCAGCTTTCTGGAACGCTGCGATCTGACCGGAGCCGATCTGCGCAGCGCGCGTTTCGAGGAAACGGTTCTTGCCGGAGCCTTGCTGGACGAGGCCGATCTGTCCGCCGCCACCCTTTCCGGAGCGAACCTTTCCGGCGTTCAGGCAAGAAGGACAAACTTCGGCAAAGCCAGGCTGGAGGGCAGCAAGGTCGTCGCCGCCGATTTCTCCGGCTGCGATTTTGCCGGTGCCGTTATCAAGGACTGCACTTTCGTCAATTGCCAGTTCACGGGGGCGGTGCTCACGGGGGCCGCGATCGACAGCTGTTCCTTTGTCAACTGCAGCATGAGCGGTCTTCACGCCGAGCAGCTTCGGATGGACAGAAGCAACTTCCTGTCCTGTAACCTCGACCGGTCCGATTGCTGCGGCGCCATGATGAAGAAGGTGACGTTTGCCGGTGTCGGCTTCCATGCCGTGAAGATGTGTCACGCGTTGCTCGATGAATGCGGCTGGTTCGGCAAGACGGATATGCGCAGCGTGAACTTTCTGGAGGCGCATGCTACCAAGTGCGGGTTCCAGGATGCACGGATGAGCGACGCCGGGTTCTTCAAGGCGATCTTCCACGGGTGCAACATGTCCGGAACCGATCTGAAACTGGCGGACATGCGGCTTTCGTCCTGGAACGGGTCCATGTTCTCCTTTGCCAATGCGCAAAAGGCGGATTTCTTCGGCGCCAATCTTCTGGGCGCCGGGTTCCACGGGGCCGATCTCGCGGAGGCGAGCTTTCGCTCCGCCAATTTTTTCCGGACGGATCTCTCCGAGGCGAAACTCGTATTTGCCGACCTGACAGGGTCCAATCTCGTGCTTACGAACCTGGAGGCCCGCCAGTGA